One part of the Ornithorhynchus anatinus isolate Pmale09 chromosome 21, mOrnAna1.pri.v4, whole genome shotgun sequence genome encodes these proteins:
- the NPW gene encoding neuropeptide W, giving the protein MARRAGVGGWAGSGAWVWPPPPPPSSSPSPSPPPPPPPPLLLVLLVLLVLSGQAAAWYKHVASPRYHTVGRASGLLMGIRRSPYLWRRALGAPLQDTWGGAGDPWARTGPRRRRTLSPPGDGACGPSWGTSGRQNGDPGPRALRAGQPESAETWLRRCPPSLSSSLRPRTRSRQALLL; this is encoded by the exons ATGGCGCGCCGAGCGGGAGTCGGGGGCTGGGCCGGGTCTGGGGCCTGGGTttggccgccccctcctcctccttcatcttccccttctccttctcctcctccccctcctcctcctcctctgctgctggTCCTGCTGGTCCTGCTGGTCCTGTCCGGCCAGGCGGCCGCCTGGTACAAGCACGTGGCCAGCCCTCGCTACCACACCGTGGGCCGCGCCTCTGGCCTGCTCATGGGCATCCGCCGCTCGCCCTACCTCTGGCGCAGGGCCCTGGGGGCCCCGCTCCAGGACacctggggaggggccggggaccccTGGGCCCGGACCGGGCCGCGGAGACGCCGGACACTGAGCCCCCCCGGGGACGGAGCCTGCGGACCAAGCTGGGGGACATCGGGACGCCAGAACGGGGACCCGGGCCCGAGGGCCCTGCGGGCCGGACAGCCAG AGTCTGCGGAGACCTGGCTCCGGCGGTGCCCCCCAAGCCTGTCGTCCTCTTTGAGGCCCCGGACCCGCTCCCGACAAGCCCTTCTCTTGTGA